The Asticcacaulis excentricus CB 48 genome includes a window with the following:
- the trbE gene encoding conjugal transfer protein TrbE, which yields MLNLRQYRQTADRLSDHLPWVALVAPGVILNKDGSFQRTIRYQGPDLESATPAELVSVTARVNNVLRRFGTGWALFFEARRAPAMRYPAPGAETGIARLIDEERRAAFEGEAEAHFESQYYLTFVFMPPADVLSRASQALIETPDTEPGTETRRDWKRELQMFVNRTNAAIDLLAGIMPRVEPLDDAETLTYLHSTVSTKSHRVAVPAIPVYLDAILVDTPLNGGLSPRLGEQHIRTITVLGFPNHTHPGLLDALNHLAFGYRWTTRFIALDKETAVKTLTKVRQQWFNKRKSVTAMLREVMYAQASPLTDTDADNKVADADAALQALGGDHVSFGYLTTTISVFDTDAHMADEKVRVVEQAVNSLGFTTFRETLNAVEAWLGSLPGHLYANVRQPLIHSLNLVHLMPLSAVWAGPERNSHLDGPPLLHAVSSGATPFRLSTHVGDVGHMMVLGPTGAGKSVLLAFLALQFQRYAGAQTFIFDKGGSARAAALAMNGKHHALGRTAALSFQPLSMIDDPDERTWALEWILSLLLNEKVEVTPDIKAAVWTALNNLAAAPMGERTLTGLSVLLSSNALKQALAPYTLEGAYGQCLDADCDGLDLAPIHCFETEDLMGDAGLVAPVLTYLFHRLEARFDGRPTLLILDEAWVFLDNPQFAARLREWLKVLRKKNVSVVFATQSLADIADSAIAPAIIESCPQRLFLPNERAAEPLSQAAYQRMGLNARQIELIAQAIPKRQYYLQSRKGNRLFDLNLGPLALSVCAAASPEDQRLIDRVVEAEGPEQFAPAYLAARGLSWAADLLKPP from the coding sequence ATGCTGAATCTGCGCCAATACCGCCAGACGGCCGATCGTTTGTCCGATCATTTGCCCTGGGTCGCACTCGTCGCGCCGGGCGTCATCCTCAACAAAGACGGCAGCTTTCAACGTACGATCCGCTATCAGGGCCCGGACCTCGAAAGTGCCACGCCCGCCGAACTGGTCAGCGTCACCGCTCGTGTCAACAATGTGCTGCGTCGGTTCGGAACCGGCTGGGCGCTGTTCTTTGAAGCCCGCCGCGCCCCGGCCATGCGCTATCCGGCACCCGGTGCCGAAACCGGGATAGCCCGCCTGATCGATGAAGAGCGCCGCGCGGCCTTCGAAGGGGAGGCCGAGGCGCACTTCGAGAGCCAATACTATCTGACCTTCGTCTTCATGCCTCCCGCCGATGTTCTGTCTCGCGCCAGCCAGGCGCTGATTGAGACCCCTGATACTGAGCCGGGAACAGAGACGCGCCGGGACTGGAAACGCGAACTTCAGATGTTCGTCAATCGCACGAACGCCGCTATCGATCTGTTGGCCGGGATCATGCCGCGGGTCGAACCGTTAGACGATGCAGAGACCCTGACCTATCTGCACAGCACCGTCTCAACAAAGTCCCATCGCGTGGCCGTGCCCGCTATCCCCGTTTATCTTGACGCCATCCTTGTCGATACGCCGCTTAACGGTGGCCTGTCGCCCCGGCTGGGTGAACAGCATATCCGCACCATCACGGTACTGGGTTTCCCAAACCACACCCATCCGGGACTTCTTGATGCCCTGAATCATCTGGCCTTCGGCTATCGCTGGACAACCCGCTTTATTGCGCTCGACAAGGAAACCGCCGTCAAAACCCTGACCAAGGTGCGCCAACAGTGGTTCAACAAGCGCAAGTCCGTCACCGCCATGCTGCGCGAGGTGATGTATGCGCAAGCCTCGCCTCTGACCGACACCGATGCCGACAACAAGGTGGCTGATGCCGACGCGGCCCTTCAGGCACTGGGCGGCGATCACGTCAGCTTTGGCTATCTCACCACGACGATCTCAGTGTTCGATACTGACGCCCACATGGCCGATGAAAAGGTCAGGGTAGTGGAGCAGGCGGTAAATAGCCTGGGCTTCACCACGTTTCGGGAGACCCTGAACGCCGTCGAAGCATGGCTTGGCTCACTGCCCGGGCACCTCTACGCCAATGTGCGTCAGCCGCTGATCCACTCGCTCAATCTGGTTCACCTGATGCCGCTCTCAGCTGTCTGGGCGGGGCCTGAGCGCAATAGCCATCTCGATGGGCCACCCTTGCTGCATGCGGTGAGTTCGGGGGCAACGCCGTTCCGCCTCTCGACCCATGTCGGTGACGTTGGGCATATGATGGTTCTGGGGCCAACGGGGGCGGGCAAGTCGGTCTTGCTGGCTTTTCTGGCGCTACAGTTCCAACGCTATGCGGGGGCGCAGACTTTCATTTTCGACAAGGGCGGCTCGGCAAGGGCCGCCGCCCTCGCTATGAACGGCAAGCACCATGCCCTCGGACGAACCGCAGCCCTGTCGTTTCAGCCCTTGTCTATGATCGACGATCCGGACGAGCGTACCTGGGCACTGGAATGGATTTTAAGCCTTCTCCTCAATGAGAAGGTCGAGGTGACCCCTGATATCAAGGCCGCCGTTTGGACCGCGCTCAATAATCTGGCAGCGGCCCCTATGGGCGAGCGCACCTTGACCGGGCTAAGTGTCCTGCTCTCGTCCAATGCGTTGAAGCAGGCTTTGGCTCCCTATACGCTTGAGGGCGCTTACGGGCAGTGTCTGGATGCGGACTGCGATGGGCTCGATCTGGCGCCCATCCATTGTTTTGAGACCGAAGACCTGATGGGCGATGCCGGTCTGGTGGCCCCTGTCCTGACCTATCTGTTCCACCGACTGGAAGCCCGCTTCGATGGGCGGCCCACGCTACTGATCCTTGATGAGGCCTGGGTCTTTCTCGATAATCCGCAGTTTGCGGCCCGCCTTCGGGAATGGCTTAAGGTCCTGCGCAAGAAGAATGTCAGCGTGGTGTTTGCCACCCAGTCTTTGGCCGACATCGCCGACAGCGCGATTGCCCCCGCCATTATCGAGTCCTGCCCGCAGCGGCTCTTCCTGCCCAATGAGCGCGCGGCCGAGCCGCTCTCGCAGGCGGCCTATCAGCGCATGGGTCTCAATGCCCGCCAAATCGAGCTGATCGCTCAGGCCATACCCAAACGCCAATATTATCTGCAATCTCGCAAAGGAAACCGACTGTTCGATCTGAACCTCGGCCCGCTCGCCCTGTCCGTCTGTGCTGCGGCGTCGCCCGAGGATCAACGCTTGATCGATAGGGTGGTGGAGGCCGAAGGGCCCGAACAGTTCGCCCCCGCCTATCTGGCGGCGCGGGGTTTATCCTGGGCGGCCGATCTCCTGAAACCTCCGTAG
- the trbJ gene encoding P-type conjugative transfer protein TrbJ encodes MSHNALRRFSIALMMGASLAGLSAPVSAQIAVFDPTNYTQNILQATRALQTINNQIQSLQNEAQMIRDMATELKRLDVSALLKLNKDIAAINDLMKEAKGIAFTLSQTRAALKAQFPQGYDLSISGRGLSAQADARWHSAMDAFQQTLLVQSQISEALQSDAGTLNDLVRASESADGGLQAQQAANQLSALVAKQQMQITALMAAQYRAEALDAARKAEGEAAARAATRKFLGSGKAYTAQ; translated from the coding sequence ATGTCCCACAACGCTTTGCGTCGCTTCTCCATCGCCCTGATGATGGGCGCGTCGCTCGCGGGCCTGTCTGCGCCGGTATCCGCCCAGATCGCTGTCTTCGACCCGACCAACTACACCCAGAATATCCTGCAGGCGACGCGCGCCCTTCAGACAATCAACAACCAGATCCAGTCGCTGCAGAACGAAGCACAGATGATCCGCGACATGGCGACCGAGTTGAAGCGTCTCGATGTCTCCGCATTGCTGAAGCTCAACAAGGATATCGCCGCAATCAACGACCTGATGAAGGAAGCCAAGGGCATTGCCTTCACGCTGTCACAGACGCGCGCCGCGCTTAAGGCTCAGTTTCCGCAGGGCTACGATTTATCGATCTCAGGCAGAGGGTTATCGGCGCAAGCTGACGCCCGTTGGCACAGCGCCATGGATGCGTTTCAGCAGACGCTTCTGGTGCAATCTCAGATCTCGGAAGCCCTGCAGTCTGATGCCGGTACGCTGAATGATCTGGTTCGCGCCTCAGAGTCAGCCGACGGCGGCTTGCAGGCCCAGCAGGCGGCCAATCAGCTGTCCGCCCTTGTGGCCAAGCAGCAGATGCAGATCACGGCGCTGATGGCCGCCCAGTACCGGGCCGAAGCGCTCGATGCAGCAAGGAAGGCCGAAGGGGAGGCCGCCGCCAGGGCGGCTACCCGGAAGTTCCTCGGTTCCGGCAAGGCCTATACGGCGCAGTAA
- the trbL gene encoding P-type conjugative transfer protein TrbL, producing MTDLNIIDSFLATFIAYIDSGFGLLRGDLVSLTSLLITIDVTIAALFWVLDEESQLFGKLIKKVLYVGAFAYILNNFQSLANLIHQSFTQLGLNASGGSIAAGDLLKPGRLAGIGFEAAHPLLEQVADLMGLDTVLANLLTIVVLLIAWLIVLLAFFVLAIQLFITVLEFKLTCLAGFVLVPFAFWNKTAFLAERVLGNVITSGIKIMVLAVIVGIGTGFFARFVGALDGAEPDINQTMTLVLAALTLLGLGIFGPSIASGLVSGAPQLGAGAVLGTVGAAAAAGMLAGGGALAAARLAGGAAGGTSAVQAASSMGSASGGSTGGASVSGGAGPAPVPPFSSPPTSSGGGGRMATAASASKAPEQAQPDWAKKMQREQRLRGHLHAAQTALSAGDQPVASANPDITQKE from the coding sequence ATGACCGATCTTAACATCATCGATTCCTTTCTGGCGACCTTCATCGCCTATATCGACTCCGGGTTCGGTCTGCTCCGCGGTGATCTAGTGAGCCTGACGAGCCTCCTGATCACCATCGACGTGACGATTGCCGCCCTCTTCTGGGTGCTGGACGAGGAAAGCCAGCTGTTTGGCAAGCTCATTAAAAAGGTCCTCTATGTCGGGGCCTTTGCCTACATCCTGAATAACTTCCAGTCTCTGGCCAATCTGATCCACCAGTCCTTCACGCAACTGGGCCTGAATGCCAGTGGTGGCAGTATCGCCGCCGGGGATTTGCTCAAACCTGGACGTCTGGCTGGCATTGGGTTTGAGGCGGCCCACCCGTTGCTGGAGCAGGTGGCCGATCTCATGGGGCTCGACACGGTCCTCGCCAATCTCCTGACCATCGTCGTGCTCCTGATCGCCTGGCTGATCGTCCTTCTGGCCTTTTTCGTTCTGGCCATCCAGCTTTTCATAACGGTGCTGGAATTCAAGCTGACCTGCCTCGCGGGGTTTGTACTCGTACCCTTTGCCTTCTGGAACAAGACGGCCTTCCTCGCTGAACGCGTGCTTGGCAATGTCATCACGTCCGGGATCAAGATCATGGTGCTGGCGGTCATCGTCGGTATCGGAACGGGATTTTTCGCGCGCTTTGTTGGGGCGCTCGATGGCGCAGAACCCGACATCAATCAGACCATGACGCTCGTTCTGGCCGCACTGACCCTATTGGGGCTCGGCATCTTCGGCCCCAGTATCGCGTCGGGTCTAGTGTCTGGCGCGCCGCAACTGGGCGCGGGCGCTGTTCTTGGAACCGTAGGGGCTGCGGCAGCGGCAGGCATGCTGGCCGGCGGTGGCGCTTTGGCGGCGGCGCGCCTGGCGGGAGGTGCCGCCGGTGGCACCTCGGCCGTTCAGGCCGCCTCAAGCATGGGCAGTGCGTCCGGCGGATCAACCGGTGGCGCGTCGGTCTCTGGAGGGGCGGGGCCAGCGCCAGTCCCACCCTTCTCATCGCCGCCAACATCATCAGGCGGAGGTGGCAGAATGGCTACGGCAGCAAGCGCATCCAAGGCTCCAGAGCAAGCCCAACCCGATTGGGCGAAGAAGATGCAGCGGGAGCAGAGGCTGCGCGGTCATCTGCATGCGGCCCAGACAGCCCTATCCGCTGGGGACCAGCCCGTCGCTTCCGCCAACCCTGACATCACTCAAAAGGAGTAG
- the trbF gene encoding conjugal transfer protein TrbF: MRFKRPVQRYGDRPEPETPYQKAAQIWDERIGTSQAQAANWRLMALGASVVSLCLAGGMIWLASQSRVTPYVVEVDSQGGVRAVAPAVETYQPTDAQVAWFLARFITNVRSLSIDPVLVRQNWLEAYAFATDRAAQALNAQAQANDPFAGIGERSVTVSILSVVRASPKSFQIKWKEQVYSRGLPDKTTYWTGILNVQKSLPRREDVLRKNPLGLYVTDLSWSQDYSSPEVKPSVTAVTTSPSEGVQP, translated from the coding sequence ATGCGGTTCAAACGCCCCGTCCAGCGCTATGGCGATAGGCCGGAACCCGAAACCCCCTACCAGAAAGCGGCGCAAATCTGGGACGAGCGTATTGGCACCAGTCAGGCTCAGGCCGCCAACTGGCGGCTGATGGCGCTCGGCGCGTCCGTCGTGTCCCTCTGTCTGGCGGGTGGCATGATCTGGCTTGCTTCGCAGAGCCGCGTCACGCCGTATGTCGTTGAGGTCGATAGTCAGGGTGGTGTGCGGGCGGTGGCACCCGCCGTTGAGACCTACCAGCCTACCGACGCCCAGGTCGCGTGGTTTCTGGCGCGCTTCATTACCAATGTCCGATCTTTGTCGATCGATCCTGTTCTGGTGCGTCAGAACTGGCTTGAGGCCTATGCCTTTGCCACGGACCGTGCGGCACAGGCTCTCAACGCACAGGCACAGGCCAATGATCCGTTCGCGGGGATCGGTGAGCGCAGCGTGACGGTGTCGATCCTAAGCGTCGTGCGGGCGTCGCCAAAAAGCTTTCAGATCAAATGGAAGGAACAGGTCTATTCGCGAGGATTGCCAGATAAAACAACCTACTGGACCGGAATCCTCAACGTTCAGAAGAGCCTGCCCAGGCGCGAGGACGTCCTACGCAAGAACCCGCTCGGCCTCTATGTCACCGACCTCTCCTGGTCTCAGGACTACAGCAGCCCCGAGGTGAAGCCGTCCGTTACAGCCGTGACCACCTCACCTTCAGAAGGAGTACAGCCGTGA
- the trbG gene encoding P-type conjugative transfer protein TrbG, translated as MKTVVLTCLVGSCLALTLPAVSDAKPVRKTSPTARAIHAANAAATQGPEPGSYLNAVQVYTFIEGTLYRLFTAPDKVSDIVLQTGESLISVSAGDTGRWVIGDTTSGSGEGRQTHILVKPYTAGLRTNLIITTDRRTYHLQLESTRMTAMAAVTWRYPQDQLLTKKAEAPVEVPSPPTPVIVGLSLESLRFSYTITGARPAWRPVRAFDDGQKVYIEFPADLALGQAPPLFSVGADGKPELLNYRVQGRFYVTDVLFSAAELRLGARRQSVVRITRTGEGAAKTPGVHHD; from the coding sequence GTGAAAACCGTCGTCCTGACTTGTCTTGTCGGGTCTTGTCTTGCGCTGACGCTGCCCGCGGTGTCCGACGCGAAGCCCGTGCGAAAGACCTCACCTACCGCGCGCGCCATTCATGCCGCAAACGCAGCCGCGACCCAAGGCCCAGAGCCGGGCAGCTATCTCAATGCCGTTCAGGTCTATACCTTCATTGAGGGCACGCTTTACCGGCTGTTCACGGCGCCTGACAAGGTCAGCGATATCGTCCTGCAAACCGGCGAAAGCCTGATTTCAGTCTCAGCCGGGGACACGGGCCGCTGGGTGATCGGTGATACGACCAGTGGCAGCGGGGAGGGCAGGCAAACCCACATTCTCGTCAAGCCATACACAGCAGGACTTAGAACGAACCTGATCATCACCACGGATCGGCGGACCTATCACCTGCAACTGGAGAGCACACGGATGACGGCCATGGCGGCCGTCACCTGGCGGTACCCGCAGGATCAACTCCTGACGAAAAAGGCGGAGGCGCCCGTTGAGGTGCCATCTCCGCCCACACCCGTCATCGTGGGTTTATCGCTGGAGAGTCTGCGCTTCAGCTACACCATCACAGGTGCCAGGCCGGCCTGGCGTCCCGTGCGGGCGTTCGATGACGGCCAGAAGGTCTATATTGAGTTCCCTGCCGATCTGGCCTTGGGGCAGGCCCCGCCGCTTTTTAGTGTTGGTGCGGATGGCAAGCCCGAACTCCTGAACTACCGTGTTCAGGGCCGGTTCTACGTCACCGATGTTCTGTTCAGCGCGGCGGAACTGCGTCTGGGCGCCAGGCGGCAATCGGTCGTCCGCATCACCCGGACGGGTGAGGGGGCGGCAAAAACGCCGGGAGTGCATCATGACTGA
- a CDS encoding TrbI/VirB10 family protein → MTDLAPNPKVDPETLVLRAQPRRIIRFKRHVLVASAAVVCASLFGVTWLALGASAPKVVAQPETFNPDKLADTQQAQPDKLSQLPQAYDQIPEGVPQLGPPLPGYRGESTLQVAPVPAQAGRDGGVGSGSVSAPATVSGVFFTVAPRLSTVADKAPMPDIRPLDAMRLPISFGPAEGVPLAKPDFVDRKGYGGIYNSHEMQTPVSPYQVMAGTVLSASLVTGLKSDLPGVVIAQVSQPVFDTVSAQHLLIPAGTRLLGQYDDQVAFGQSRALVVWKRLILPDGSSLEIDNLPATDSEGDAGLADKVDYHTWSLLKGVGLSTLLGLTSHSGQGDDDSDLVRAFREATRDTANQAGQRIVEKSLNIRPSITVRPGWPVRVIVHKDLILKPYGGGASHG, encoded by the coding sequence ATGACTGACCTTGCCCCCAATCCCAAGGTCGATCCCGAAACCCTGGTCCTTCGCGCCCAGCCACGCCGCATCATTCGCTTCAAGCGCCACGTGTTGGTGGCCTCGGCAGCTGTGGTTTGCGCCTCCCTATTCGGAGTGACATGGCTGGCGCTCGGCGCGTCGGCACCGAAGGTTGTCGCGCAGCCGGAAACCTTCAATCCGGACAAGCTCGCCGACACGCAACAGGCCCAGCCCGACAAACTGAGCCAGTTGCCGCAAGCCTATGATCAGATACCAGAGGGTGTGCCTCAGCTAGGGCCGCCTTTGCCGGGCTATCGGGGCGAGTCGACTCTGCAAGTTGCGCCAGTGCCGGCACAGGCGGGGCGAGATGGCGGCGTTGGGAGCGGTAGCGTCTCAGCCCCCGCGACCGTCAGTGGGGTGTTCTTCACGGTAGCGCCCCGCCTCTCAACGGTTGCAGATAAGGCCCCGATGCCTGACATACGGCCTTTGGATGCCATGAGGTTGCCAATTTCGTTCGGTCCGGCCGAAGGTGTGCCTCTCGCAAAGCCGGATTTCGTCGACCGGAAAGGCTATGGCGGTATCTACAACAGCCACGAGATGCAGACACCGGTCTCGCCCTATCAGGTCATGGCAGGCACCGTTCTCTCCGCCAGCCTTGTCACCGGCCTGAAATCTGACCTTCCCGGGGTTGTCATTGCCCAGGTGTCGCAGCCTGTCTTTGATACCGTTTCGGCCCAACACCTGTTGATCCCGGCGGGCACGCGACTTCTGGGGCAATATGACGATCAGGTCGCTTTCGGGCAGTCCCGCGCACTGGTTGTGTGGAAACGTCTGATCCTGCCGGATGGCTCTTCCCTCGAAATCGACAATCTGCCAGCGACAGATTCAGAGGGTGATGCGGGGCTTGCCGACAAGGTGGATTACCACACCTGGAGCTTGCTCAAGGGTGTGGGACTATCGACCTTGCTGGGTTTGACTTCGCATAGCGGCCAGGGGGATGATGACAGCGATCTTGTGCGCGCCTTTCGGGAGGCTACCCGCGATACCGCCAATCAAGCCGGGCAGCGGATCGTCGAGAAGTCCCTGAATATCCGCCCCTCTATCACCGTGCGTCCCGGATGGCCGGTGCGGGTCATCGTTCATAAGGACCTAATTCTGAAACCGTATGGGGGAGGGGCTAGTCATGGTTGA
- a CDS encoding DUF2274 domain-containing protein has product MVELKLAKLPDRTPVKLTIMLGAELHQCLRDYAELYAAAYGATEQVVDLIPYMLEAFLQSDKGFQRGGKK; this is encoded by the coding sequence ATGGTTGAATTGAAACTTGCGAAGCTACCGGATCGGACGCCGGTCAAGCTGACGATCATGCTGGGCGCGGAACTGCATCAGTGCCTCAGAGACTATGCCGAGCTCTATGCGGCCGCTTATGGGGCCACCGAACAGGTCGTCGATCTCATTCCGTACATGCTGGAGGCGTTCCTCCAGAGTGACAAGGGCTTTCAGCGAGGAGGTAAGAAGTGA
- a CDS encoding helix-turn-helix domain-containing protein: MRTNSNELTDGNGTVVLPEKLAYSIHEAILATGLGRTFLYDRMMSGELKSRKLGGRRVILKNDLMEYLNSSPPGQGLSW, from the coding sequence ATGCGCACTAACTCTAATGAACTTACGGATGGCAACGGGACCGTTGTTTTGCCGGAAAAGCTGGCTTACAGCATACATGAGGCGATATTGGCCACAGGTCTCGGTCGAACGTTCCTCTATGACCGCATGATGTCGGGAGAGCTTAAATCACGCAAATTGGGTGGACGGCGAGTCATTCTGAAAAACGACCTGATGGAGTACCTCAACTCAAGCCCGCCGGGGCAGGGCTTAAGCTGGTAA
- the msrA gene encoding peptide-methionine (S)-S-oxide reductase MsrA yields MFGSKTRLISREDALPGRAEVLPTDTTHAVLGTPLKGPFPEGTETVVFAMGCFWGVERLFWQQAGVYTTAAGYIGGYTPNPTYREVCTGQTGHTEGVLVVYDPTKLSFEALLKLFWERHDPTQGMRQGNDVGTQYRSAIFTTTEAQYEAALKSRDAFEAALSAKRLGPITSEIFGPDSDQPFYYAEDYHQGYLEKNPEGYCGLKGTGVTCAI; encoded by the coding sequence ATGTTCGGTAGCAAAACCCGCCTGATTTCCCGTGAAGACGCCCTGCCGGGCCGTGCTGAGGTCCTGCCGACTGACACGACGCACGCCGTGCTTGGCACGCCGCTCAAAGGGCCTTTTCCGGAGGGCACCGAAACCGTGGTGTTCGCTATGGGCTGCTTCTGGGGCGTCGAGCGCCTGTTCTGGCAGCAGGCGGGCGTCTACACGACGGCGGCCGGCTATATCGGTGGCTATACGCCCAACCCGACCTATCGCGAGGTATGCACCGGTCAGACGGGCCACACCGAAGGCGTTCTGGTCGTTTATGACCCGACCAAGCTCAGCTTCGAGGCGCTTTTAAAGCTGTTCTGGGAGCGTCACGACCCGACGCAGGGGATGCGTCAGGGCAATGATGTCGGCACGCAATACCGTTCGGCCATCTTCACCACCACTGAGGCGCAGTACGAGGCGGCTTTGAAGTCACGCGATGCGTTTGAGGCGGCGCTATCGGCCAAGAGGCTTGGTCCAATCACCAGCGAGATTTTCGGGCCTGACAGCGATCAACCCTTCTATTACGCCGAAGACTACCATCAGGGCTATCTGGAAAAGAACCCGGAAGGCTATTGCGGCCTTAAGGGCACGGGCGTTACCTGCGCTATTTAA
- a CDS encoding NAD(P)H-hydrate dehydratase translates to MSTLPTPADNRPEHWFAHFPSPNVAGNKYDRGHAVVLGGPVHSTGAARLAARAALRAGAGLVSVACDPSALIVYATAFEAVMTKPVRDVAEFAGLIGDPRVTAVLLGPAAGLNERTRDCVLAAVKAQKPCVLDADALTVFKDDPKTLFTAVNGPCVLTPHEGEFARVFGRAEERARAAADAAAASGAVVLLKGAETVIAHPDGRLVVNRLAPPWLATAGSGDVLGGLICGLMAQNMKAFEAACAGVWLHSEAARRFGPGLIAEDLSEQIPAILRDIKPTQ, encoded by the coding sequence ATGAGCACCCTGCCCACCCCTGCCGATAACCGTCCGGAACACTGGTTCGCCCACTTCCCCTCGCCTAATGTGGCAGGCAACAAGTACGATCGCGGTCACGCCGTCGTCCTGGGTGGCCCTGTTCATTCGACGGGGGCGGCGCGGCTGGCAGCGCGGGCGGCCTTGCGCGCCGGTGCCGGGCTGGTATCCGTGGCCTGCGACCCGTCGGCCCTGATCGTCTACGCGACGGCGTTTGAAGCGGTCATGACCAAGCCCGTGCGCGATGTGGCCGAATTTGCCGGATTGATCGGTGACCCGCGGGTTACCGCCGTGCTGCTGGGGCCCGCCGCAGGCCTGAACGAGCGCACACGCGATTGCGTTCTGGCGGCGGTCAAAGCGCAAAAGCCGTGCGTGCTCGATGCCGATGCCCTGACCGTGTTCAAAGACGACCCAAAGACCCTGTTTACCGCGGTCAATGGCCCCTGCGTCCTGACCCCGCACGAAGGCGAATTTGCGCGCGTCTTCGGCCGCGCCGAGGAGCGGGCGCGCGCCGCCGCCGATGCAGCGGCCGCCTCCGGGGCCGTGGTCTTGCTGAAAGGCGCTGAAACCGTCATTGCCCACCCTGACGGCAGGCTGGTGGTCAATCGCCTTGCGCCGCCGTGGCTGGCGACCGCCGGGTCGGGCGACGTTCTGGGTGGGCTGATTTGCGGCCTGATGGCTCAGAATATGAAGGCCTTTGAGGCCGCCTGCGCCGGGGTGTGGCTGCATTCAGAGGCGGCGCGCCGCTTCGGGCCGGGCCTTATCGCCGAGGATCTGAGCGAACAGATCCCGGCGATCTTGCGCGACATCAAACCCACACAGTAG